The Croceibacterium sp. TMG7-5b_MA50 genome segment CCCGCCGAAGAGCGGGGCGGCGAGCAGCGCGGCGCCGATCCGCGTCATCAGGAACAGCACGCGCCAGAACTCCGCCTCCAGCGCGCCGAAGCCGAAATCGAGCTGGATCATGGGCTCAGTCGCCGATCCGGGCGATCTCCACGAAGATCTGGCCCATGAAGTCGGACACCAGCACCATCATGGAAGAACCGAGCAGCACCAGCACCAGCGCGATGGCGGCCAGTTTCGGCACAAAGGTCAGCGTCTGTTCGCTCACGCTGGTGGCAGCCTGCACCAGGCCGATCACCAGACCCACGGCCATGCTGGCCAGCAGCACGGGCGCAGCGACCAGCGCGGTGACCCACAGCATCCGGTCGGTCAACGACAGGAAGAGCGCGAGGTCGTCCATCAGGCGAAACTGCTTGCCAGGCTGCCCATCAGCAGCGCCCAGCCATCGACCAGCACGAACAGCAACAGCTTGAACGGCAGGGACACCAGCATCGGGCTCATCATCATCATGCCAAGGCTCATCAGCACGCTGGAGACGACAAGGTCGATCACCAGAAACGGCAGGAACAGCATGAAGCCGATCTGGAAGGCGGTCTTCAGCTCGCTGGTGACGAAGGCGGGCAGCAGGATGGAGAACGGCACGTCATTCGCCCGCTCGAACGCCGGCACCTTCGCGATGTCGGCGAACATGCGCAGATCGTTCTCCCGCGTTTGGCGGATCATGAAGCGGTGGAACTCGTCACCCGCACGGGCGACCGCATCCTCCGCATTCATCTGCCCGGCGGCATAGGGGGCCAGTGCGGCATTGTTCACCCGGTCCAGCGTGGGCGCCATGACGAACAGCGACAGGAACAGCGACAGCCCGATCAGCACCTGATTGGGCGGCGTCTGCTGCAGGCCCAGCGCCTGGCGCAAGATGGCCAACACCACGATGATGCGGGTGAAGCTGGTCATCATCAGGATCAGCGCGGGCAGGATGGTGAGGAGACCCATCACCAGCAGCAGCTGCAGCGACAGGCTCAGCGGCTCGCCCCCGGCCCCGCCCAGTTCGCCGAATGCACGGTCCAGCGCGCCGGGCACCGCGGCGGGTGGCGCGGGCACGCCGGGCGGCATCGCTGGAACGGCGGCCTGCGCCCAGGCGATCGCGGGTGTTGCCATCGCGCCGACAGTGCCGGCGATGGTGGCCAGCGGACGGATCATGCCTGGGTCTCCAGCATCGGGGCAGCGGGCCGCGCGGGCGCCTCCGCCAGCCGGGTCACGCCGCCGCGCCCCGTGGCGACCAGGATCTCGCGCCCATGGAATTCCAGCACGGCGAGGCGCAGGGTGGGCGAGAGCATCACCGTCTCCACCACTCGCACGGCCCGGCCGCCCGCCTTCGGCGCGCCGATCGTACCCTGCATGCGCTGCGCCAGCTTCAGGCTGCCCCAGATCAGGCCGCCGATCAGCGGCAGGAGGATCAGCAGCTTCAGGCTGTACCAGAACATGCGTCCGTCACCCCTTGGCCGCGCGGGCGCCGGCGGCGCGGGGCACCTTGGCCTCGATCTCCGGCGCGGTGGCCGGGGTCGCCGGCGGTGCGGCGCTGACCAGTTCCAGGATGCGCAGGCCGAAGCGGTTGCCCTCGGCCACCACTTCGCCCCGGGCGATCAGCTTGCCGTTGACCATCACGTCCAGCGGTTCGTCCACCAGCCGGTCCAGCCGGACGACACTGTCCTCGGCCAGGGCCAGCACATCGCGCAGCCGCATCTGGGTGCGGCCCAGTTCGACCGTCAGGCGCACATCAATGTCCTGGATCAGGCCGAACCCGTCGACGATGCTCATCGTAAAACGTCCTTTCAGGCAAAAAGAGGGTGTGAAATCTGCACGGCGACCTGGTCGTCCAGCTCGCCCACCGTGCCGCGTGCGATCAGCGTGCCGTCGATGCTCAGCGGCACCGCGCGCGCGACGCCGACCGGCAGCACCGCACCGGGCTTCAGCCCGGCCAGGCGACTGAGCGGCAGGGTCATGTCGACCAGCGTCGCCGACAAGGGCAGCGGCAGGTCGGCGAACGGTTGGTCCAGCGGGCCCGCCGGAACGCGCTTGCCTTGTGGACGGGCGCTTTCATCGGGCGCCACCATCGCCGGCAAGGCATCGGCCGGCACCACGATCGTCACCGTCGCCGCCTGGCGCCACGGCCGACCAAGCTCGCATGCGACCAGCACGACCGGCAGTTCATCCGCATATGGTGCCATGATCTCCAGGCTGGTGTCGCGCTGGGCAGGGGCGAGCGGGCAGGCCAGCGTGTCGCCGACCGCCTCCGCCACCGCGCGTTCCAGCTTCTCCGCCAGGCGATCGGCGGACAGTGGCAGGGTGGCGGGCAGCGGCCCCTCCAGCTCCCCCGTCCCGCCGAAGGCACGATCCAGCTCGGCCAGTATAGCCTTGCCTTCGACGGAGATCAGCAGGCGATGGCCCGTACCCTCGATCGTCCATAGCGCGTTGGCCGCCATCGGGGCGATGCTGCGCCACAAATCGCCGGCCGGCATCTCCTCGATCGCGGTGGCGCGCACCTGCGGCTCGTCCACCGCCAGCACGGCGGCAAGGCCATCGGCGAGGCGCCGGGCTAGTCGGCCATGCTGCGCCTTCAGCCGCGGTAGCGGCGCGGCGCGGGTGGGCGCGGGGCGGCACAGGGCCGCCGCATGGGCGGCAGCGCGCCCAGCGGCCTGGATCGGCGCGAACTGCATCATTGGACGATGATCTGCGTGAACAGGACGTCGTCGACGCCTCCAAAACCCTCGTGCTTCTCCAGCTCGTCATTGAACGCGTGCGCCAGCCGCTTCTGCAGGTCGGCGCGGCCTGGCGCGGTATTCACGGCCATCTCGTCCGTATTCGCCAGTTCGACCAGCGCACGGCTGCGCAGCGCCAGCTCATGCTCCTTCAGCCACATCAGCACCCGCCCGTCGCGCTGGGTAGAGGCGACCAGGCTGACCTGCACCATCGCAGGCGAATCCTTGAGGTTGCTGGTGAAGCTGTCGGTGAAGTTGAAATAAGCGGTGCGGTACTTGCTGCCGCCATCGCCATGGACCACGGCCACGGCATCCTTCTCTCCCGATGCGACGGGATAAGGATCGTCCTCTCCCTTGCGCACCAGTTCCGGCCCATCAGCCTCGTCCGCGCCATGCCCGTTGCCGACCACGCCAGCGGCCATCAGGCCCATGGCGCCGCCACCGCCCGCGCCCAGCAGGACAACGCCCAGCAGGACCTTCATCAACAGGCCCTTCTTACCCTTCTTCGCTTCGCCGCCTTCGCTCACGTCCGAAAACCCCCGTTACGATGTCTGGTTAATGGCGCGGAAGGAGTTAACCTCACGCATAGGTCCCGCTACGCGCTTCCCCGTGGCCGACGGGCTGCTGCTGCTGCTCGCGACGGCTCTGGTCGAAGCGCGAGTGTGGCTGTCCGGCGAAGCCGTCGCGGCCCTGCTGCTGCCCGCGCCCTTCCCCGCCGGGCCTGGCACTCTCCCGCTCCGGCGGAGACTCGCGGCGATCTGGCGCGCTGTCGAAGTGCGGCAGGTCGGCCCCAGCCATCGCGGCGACCAGCGCGGCCTGGCTGTCGGTGTCGGCAGCGGCGACCTGGATCGCCAGTTCGCCGCCCCTCCCCTGCTCGATGGAGAGCGACAGTGGCCCAAAATCGGCATGATCCACCGCCAGCTGGGTGGAGACCGGCGCCACCGCCTCACGCGCTGCGGCGAGCCGCTCCACGATCTGCGTGAGATCCTGCATCGCCAAAGGCTGCGCCTGCGGCGCGGCAGGGATGGTGACGGCCTGATCCACCGCTCCCGCAACGGATTGCAGGTCAAGGGCGGGCGATTGCGCCGCTCGGGGCATCGCTGCCGACGGAAGGCCGGGCATTGTCGAACGCTCGCCCGAAGCGGCGACCGGCAGATCCGCGGCGACCAGCGTCACGGCAGCCGGGGCCCCCGGCGCCGTAACGGCGGTTTGAGGCGACGCGGTCTCCGCCGTGCGGTCGCGCGCCGCACCGGCGAACGGCACGGTCCCCGCACTCACCGGCGCGGCCGTGAGAACGGGCGTGGGTGCCAACGCTGGCACAGCGGCAGGCACGGGCACAGAAACAGGCGTCGGCAGCTCCTCAATTGTGGCAACCGGCAAGCCGGATGCCGGGTCGGAGCTCTCGCCACCCGCTTGGGGTTCGCCATCTTGGTTCGCGTCGATGGTCCCCATGGCGGTCGCCACGCTTTCCAGTGCCAGCGCTGGCATCGATCGTGGCAGCAAGCTGCCACCGGCAAGGAGAGGCGGCAATTCCTTGCCGGTGGCCGATGCCGGCACCCGGCAAGGCAAGGCTGAAATAGGGTTCGCCGCAGCCGGCTGGACCTGTGCC includes the following:
- a CDS encoding flagellar basal body-associated FliL family protein: MSEGGEAKKGKKGLLMKVLLGVVLLGAGGGGAMGLMAAGVVGNGHGADEADGPELVRKGEDDPYPVASGEKDAVAVVHGDGGSKYRTAYFNFTDSFTSNLKDSPAMVQVSLVASTQRDGRVLMWLKEHELALRSRALVELANTDEMAVNTAPGRADLQKRLAHAFNDELEKHEGFGGVDDVLFTQIIVQ
- the fliP gene encoding flagellar type III secretion system pore protein FliP (The bacterial flagellar biogenesis protein FliP forms a type III secretion system (T3SS)-type pore required for flagellar assembly.), coding for MIRPLATIAGTVGAMATPAIAWAQAAVPAMPPGVPAPPAAVPGALDRAFGELGGAGGEPLSLSLQLLLVMGLLTILPALILMMTSFTRIIVVLAILRQALGLQQTPPNQVLIGLSLFLSLFVMAPTLDRVNNAALAPYAAGQMNAEDAVARAGDEFHRFMIRQTRENDLRMFADIAKVPAFERANDVPFSILLPAFVTSELKTAFQIGFMLFLPFLVIDLVVSSVLMSLGMMMMSPMLVSLPFKLLLFVLVDGWALLMGSLASSFA
- the fliN gene encoding flagellar motor switch protein FliN — protein: MSIVDGFGLIQDIDVRLTVELGRTQMRLRDVLALAEDSVVRLDRLVDEPLDVMVNGKLIARGEVVAEGNRFGLRILELVSAAPPATPATAPEIEAKVPRAAGARAAKG
- a CDS encoding FliM/FliN family flagellar motor switch protein, which translates into the protein MMQFAPIQAAGRAAAHAAALCRPAPTRAAPLPRLKAQHGRLARRLADGLAAVLAVDEPQVRATAIEEMPAGDLWRSIAPMAANALWTIEGTGHRLLISVEGKAILAELDRAFGGTGELEGPLPATLPLSADRLAEKLERAVAEAVGDTLACPLAPAQRDTSLEIMAPYADELPVVLVACELGRPWRQAATVTIVVPADALPAMVAPDESARPQGKRVPAGPLDQPFADLPLPLSATLVDMTLPLSRLAGLKPGAVLPVGVARAVPLSIDGTLIARGTVGELDDQVAVQISHPLFA
- a CDS encoding flagellar biosynthetic protein FliO, producing MFWYSLKLLILLPLIGGLIWGSLKLAQRMQGTIGAPKAGGRAVRVVETVMLSPTLRLAVLEFHGREILVATGRGGVTRLAEAPARPAAPMLETQA
- a CDS encoding flagellar biosynthetic protein FliQ; translated protein: MDDLALFLSLTDRMLWVTALVAAPVLLASMAVGLVIGLVQAATSVSEQTLTFVPKLAAIALVLVLLGSSMMVLVSDFMGQIFVEIARIGD